The Rhinolophus ferrumequinum isolate MPI-CBG mRhiFer1 unplaced genomic scaffold, mRhiFer1_v1.p scaffold_84_arrow_ctg1, whole genome shotgun sequence genome window below encodes:
- the WDR33 gene encoding pre-mRNA 3' end processing protein WDR33 isoform X5, with protein MATEIGSPPRFFHMPRFQHQAPRQLFYKRPDFAQQQAMQQLTFDGKRMRKAVNRKTIDYNPSVIKYLENRIWQRDQRDMRAIQPDAGYYNDLVPPIGMLNNPMNAVTTKFVRTSTNKVKCPVFVVRWTPEGRRLVTGASSGEFTLWNGLTFNFETILQAHDSPVRAMTWSHNDMWMLTADHGGYVKYWQSNMNNVKMFQAHKEAIREASFSPTDNKFATCSDDGTVRIWDFLRCHEERILRVKEKSFFKLS; from the exons ATGGCTACGGAAATTGGTTCCCCTCCTCGTTTTTTCCATATGCCAAGGTTCCAACACCAGGCACCTCGACAGCTGTTTTATAAGCGACCTGATTTTGCACAGCAGCAAGCAATGCAACAGCTTACCTTTGATGGAAAACGAATGAGAAAAGCAGTAAACCGAAAAACTATAGACTATAATCCATCTGTAATTAAGTATTTGGAG aatagaatatggcagagaGACCAGAGAGATATGCGGGCCATTCAGCCTGATGCAGGTTATTACAATGAT ctcgTCCCACCTATAGGGATGTTGAATAATCCTATGAATGCAGTAACAACAAAATTTGTTCGAACATCAACAAATAAAGTAAAGTGTCCAGTATTTGTTGTTAGG tggACTCCAGAAGGAAGACGGTTGGTCACTGGAGCTTCTAGTGGAGAGTTCACCTTGTGGAATGGACTCACTTTCAATTTTGAAACAATATTACAG GCTCACGATAGCCCAGTCAGGGCCATGACTTGGTCGCATAATGACATGTGGATGTTGACAGCAGATCACGGAGGATATGTGAAATATTGGCAATCGAACATGAACAACGTCAAGATGTTCCAGGCACATAAGGAGGCGATTAGAGAGGCCAG TTTCTCACCCACGGATAATAAATTTGCTACATGCTCTGATGACGGCACTGTTAGAATCTGGGACTTTCTTCGTTGCCATGAGGAAAGAATTCTCCGAG tgaaagaaaaatcattcttcaAGCTCAGTTAA
- the WDR33 gene encoding pre-mRNA 3' end processing protein WDR33 isoform X4, whose protein sequence is MATEIGSPPRFFHMPRFQHQAPRQLFYKRPDFAQQQAMQQLTFDGKRMRKAVNRKTIDYNPSVIKYLENRIWQRDQRDMRAIQPDAGYYNDLVPPIGMLNNPMNAVTTKFVRTSTNKVKCPVFVVRWTPEGRRLVTGASSGEFTLWNGLTFNFETILQAHDSPVRAMTWSHNDMWMLTADHGGYVKYWQSNMNNVKMFQAHKEAIREASFSPTDNKFATCSDDGTVRIWDFLRCHEERILRESGRGPWRRTLCLQLICYILCSCGWKEPEFVINVLHIFLNNSFSTVNAVRDGT, encoded by the exons ATGGCTACGGAAATTGGTTCCCCTCCTCGTTTTTTCCATATGCCAAGGTTCCAACACCAGGCACCTCGACAGCTGTTTTATAAGCGACCTGATTTTGCACAGCAGCAAGCAATGCAACAGCTTACCTTTGATGGAAAACGAATGAGAAAAGCAGTAAACCGAAAAACTATAGACTATAATCCATCTGTAATTAAGTATTTGGAG aatagaatatggcagagaGACCAGAGAGATATGCGGGCCATTCAGCCTGATGCAGGTTATTACAATGAT ctcgTCCCACCTATAGGGATGTTGAATAATCCTATGAATGCAGTAACAACAAAATTTGTTCGAACATCAACAAATAAAGTAAAGTGTCCAGTATTTGTTGTTAGG tggACTCCAGAAGGAAGACGGTTGGTCACTGGAGCTTCTAGTGGAGAGTTCACCTTGTGGAATGGACTCACTTTCAATTTTGAAACAATATTACAG GCTCACGATAGCCCAGTCAGGGCCATGACTTGGTCGCATAATGACATGTGGATGTTGACAGCAGATCACGGAGGATATGTGAAATATTGGCAATCGAACATGAACAACGTCAAGATGTTCCAGGCACATAAGGAGGCGATTAGAGAGGCCAG TTTCTCACCCACGGATAATAAATTTGCTACATGCTCTGATGACGGCACTGTTAGAATCTGGGACTTTCTTCGTTGCCATGAGGAAAGAATTCTCCGAG AGTCTGGCCGTGGACCTTGGCGACGGACTCTTTGCCTTCAACTGATCTGTTACATTTTATGTTCTTGTGGCTGGAAGGAGCCTGAGTTTGTTATCAatgttttacacattttcttGAATAACAGTTTTTCAACTGTTAATGCTGTACGAGATGGTACTTGa